Proteins from a genomic interval of Chanodichthys erythropterus isolate Z2021 chromosome 8, ASM2448905v1, whole genome shotgun sequence:
- the LOC137025159 gene encoding interferon-inducible GTPase 5-like has protein sequence MATEDCDVSEAVKASGKSTLKKAKAKANETINKFLNVTLDIAVTGKTGSGKSSFVNRIRGLSDDDKGAARTGVTETTMEHTKYEHPTMPNVNISDLPGIGSPKFKAKNYLKDVEFKTYDFFIILSSERFSENDIMLAKEIRKQKKHFYFVRSKIDVDISSEQRKAGFNEQRVLDTIRDYCVSNLKKLGNPEVFLISSVDWQKYDFEKLQNKLMEDLPDHKQSALLQAWPVCSAAALEKKISYFKKQIWAASLATAGVALIPIPGTSVTCDAAIGLVFLSRCYYAFGLDDRSLKRLSEKVNKNLLEYRAESKFADAIKKKAVTTIKVCVSAATMSSCADLVSLFPGMGSAVAAGLSFASTQYLLREGVNELAKTAQAIIKVAGLDTI, from the coding sequence ATGGCAACTGAGGACTGTGATGTTTCTGAGGCAGTAAAAGCATCAGGCAAGTCCACCCTGAAAAAGGCTAAAGCAAAAGCGAATGAAACAATTAACAAGTTTTTAAATGTCACACTGGACATCGCTGTGACTGGAAAGACAGGATCTGGGAAATCCTCCTTTGTAAATCGTATCCGAGGCCTAAGTGACGATGATAAGGGAGCAGCACGTACTGGTGTCACAGAAACTACGATGGAGCACACCAAGTATGAGCATCCTACAATGCCAAATGTGAACATCTCGGACCTGCCTGGAATAGGAAGTCCAAAATTCAAAGCAAAGAATTACCTTAAAGATGTCGAATTTAAAACCTATGATTTTTTCATTATCCTGAGCTCTGAGAGGTTCTCAGAGAATGACATCATGCTGGCTAAAGAAATAAGAAAACAGaagaaacatttttactttGTTCGTTCCAAGATTGACGTCGACATCTCTTCAGAGCAAAGGAAAGCAGGATTTAATGAACAAAGAGTTCTTGACACAATAAGAGATTACTGTGTGAGTAACTTGAAGAAACTGGGAAACCCTGAAGTTTTCTTGATATCGTCTGTTGATTGGCAGAAATATGATTTTGAAAAGCTTCAAAACAAACTCATGGAAGATCTTCCGGACCATAAGCAATCTGCTCTCCTTCAAGCTTGGCCGGTGTGCTCTGCTGCAGCTCTTGAGAAGAAgatcagttattttaaaaaacagatCTGGGCTGCATCTCTTGCTACTGCTGGTGTAGCATTGATCCCTATTCCTGGCACATCAGTAACATGTGATGCAGCCATTGGGCTGGTTTTCCTTTCAAGGTGCTATTATGCATTTGGTTTGGATGACAGATCACTGAAAAGGCTTTCAGAAAAGGTGAACAAGAACTTGCTGGAATATCGGGccgaatcaaaatttgctgaTGCCATCAAAAAAAAAGCAGTGACCacaataaaagtctgtgtttcaGCTGCAACAATGTCTTCCTGCGCAGATTTGGTGAGTCTCTTTCCAGGTATGGGCAGTGCTGTTGCTGCAGGATTGTCCTTTGCTTCTACTCAGTACCTCTTGAGAGAAGGAGTAAATGAACTGGCAAAAACTGCTCAAGCGATCATAAAAGTAGCTGGGCTGGACACAATCTAA